Proteins from a single region of Lysinibacillus sp. JNUCC-52:
- a CDS encoding MFS transporter produces MDKEKVNVSVWCIVSLTSIPLIMTLGNSMLIPVLPKLEDKVGITSFQSSMIITSYSVAAIFLIPVAGYLSDRFGRKIVILPSLILALIGGLIAGFASWKMDDPYTMIIVGRIIQGIGAAGAMPIVLPLVGDLYQDDDEKISSTLGIIETSNTFGKVLSPILGSIFAAFLWFLPFFSISALSLISIVLIFFFVKAPKDDDEPLKFKEFLQNTKKVFKEEGKWLYTVFLNGILVMLILFSMLFFLSENLEKVHDIKGIKKGFVLAIPLLLLCIASFISGRKIKGNLGRIKKIIITSLIAMSVGIIFVGFTSKKLILLLVITSIVGIAIGALLPALDTIITDNIRKELRGTVSSFYSSARFIGVAAGPPIMSLVMKNYLNASYITASVLGFILLFVVLKYIKVEDIEKTNKMA; encoded by the coding sequence ATGGACAAAGAGAAGGTTAATGTTAGTGTCTGGTGTATTGTAAGTTTGACTTCCATTCCACTTATCATGACATTGGGAAATTCGATGCTTATTCCCGTGCTCCCAAAACTGGAAGATAAGGTCGGGATTACTTCATTTCAGTCCAGCATGATCATTACAAGCTATTCAGTCGCAGCGATTTTTCTTATCCCAGTAGCGGGCTATTTATCGGACCGCTTCGGCAGAAAAATAGTAATATTACCGAGCTTAATTTTAGCTTTAATCGGTGGTCTAATTGCTGGATTTGCTTCATGGAAAATGGATGACCCTTATACAATGATTATTGTGGGCAGAATTATTCAAGGAATAGGTGCTGCTGGTGCCATGCCAATTGTATTGCCTCTTGTAGGTGATCTTTATCAGGATGATGACGAAAAAATAAGCTCTACATTAGGGATAATTGAAACGTCTAACACGTTTGGGAAAGTGTTAAGCCCCATTCTAGGTTCAATATTTGCAGCTTTTTTATGGTTCCTTCCCTTCTTCTCCATTTCAGCGCTTAGTCTGATTTCGATTGTACTTATTTTTTTCTTCGTTAAAGCTCCGAAAGATGATGATGAACCATTGAAGTTCAAAGAGTTTTTACAAAATACTAAAAAAGTTTTCAAGGAGGAAGGAAAATGGTTGTATACCGTATTCCTTAACGGGATCCTTGTGATGCTCATATTATTTAGTATGCTATTTTTCTTGTCCGAAAACCTCGAAAAAGTTCATGATATAAAAGGTATTAAAAAAGGGTTTGTCTTGGCCATCCCGCTATTATTACTTTGTATAGCTTCATTTATATCCGGGCGGAAAATTAAAGGAAACCTTGGAAGAATTAAAAAAATAATCATTACCTCCTTAATCGCAATGTCTGTCGGTATTATCTTTGTTGGGTTTACAAGCAAAAAGCTGATTCTTTTATTAGTGATCACAAGTATAGTGGGGATTGCTATCGGTGCCCTATTACCTGCACTTGACACAATTATTACTGACAATATTAGAAAAGAATTAAGGGGAACAGTATCCTCTTTTTACAGTTCGGCACGATTTATAGGCGTTGCAGCTGGCCCTCCCATTATGTCACTAGTCATGAAAAACTATCTCAATGCAAGCTATATTACGGCAAGTGTATTGGGATTTATTCTCCTGTTCGTTGTCTTGAAGTATATCAAAGTAGAAGATATTGAAAAAACCAATAAAATGGCATAA
- a CDS encoding general stress protein: MTVKLTVENVVQAKQEVEKLEAQGYLRDNIYIFAHYEDREDDINEALGTEEAGISEQGFLTSMKNLVNSRGDELRNKLASVGLSKSEAAHYEEELDTGKLVLVANK, from the coding sequence ATGACAGTCAAATTAACAGTAGAAAACGTCGTACAAGCGAAACAAGAAGTGGAGAAATTAGAAGCGCAAGGATATCTTCGAGATAACATTTACATCTTTGCACACTATGAAGATCGTGAAGATGATATTAACGAAGCACTGGGGACAGAAGAAGCTGGTATTAGCGAGCAAGGGTTCCTGACTTCTATGAAGAACTTGGTGAATTCCCGTGGAGATGAACTCCGCAATAAATTAGCTTCTGTTGGATTAAGTAAATCGGAAGCTGCTCACTACGAAGAGGAACTGGATACAGGTAAATTAGTCCTAGTTGCCAATAAGTAA
- a CDS encoding dihydrofolate reductase family protein produces MRKLVLFLHTSLDGFVEGPNGEMDIGWVSYDSDLEKHAKEILSTADTVIWGRGTYQMMHSYWPSVPSNPSASQYERNHAEWIEKTAKIVFSTTLEKVEWNNSSLVKENVEEEIKNLKQQPGKDMVILGSPRFAHYLMQFDLIDEYKITVSPVLVGSGLPLFQGLKEKVNLKLIENKTFDSGAIGLVYQTVR; encoded by the coding sequence ATGAGAAAACTTGTTCTATTTCTGCACACATCACTTGACGGTTTTGTAGAAGGGCCAAACGGTGAAATGGACATTGGTTGGGTTTCCTACGATTCTGATTTGGAGAAACATGCGAAAGAAATTCTGAGTACTGCCGACACTGTCATTTGGGGACGTGGGACTTATCAGATGATGCACAGTTACTGGCCATCTGTGCCTTCGAACCCATCAGCTTCGCAGTACGAACGGAATCATGCCGAGTGGATCGAAAAGACAGCCAAAATCGTTTTTTCCACGACGCTGGAGAAAGTCGAATGGAACAATTCTAGTCTGGTGAAAGAAAATGTCGAGGAAGAGATCAAGAACCTCAAACAGCAGCCAGGCAAGGATATGGTCATCCTAGGAAGTCCTAGATTCGCACACTACCTTATGCAGTTTGATTTAATTGATGAGTATAAAATTACGGTTTCTCCCGTCCTTGTCGGCAGCGGGTTGCCGTTATTCCAAGGTCTCAAGGAGAAGGTCAATCTTAAACTTATCGAAAACAAGACATTTGATTCTGGAGCCATAGGTCTCGTTTACCAGACGGTTAGATGA
- a CDS encoding AAA family ATPase, translating into MKKLGNLYFFCGKMGAGKSTKSKQLAIEKHAVLLSEDEWLSSLYPNQINSFEDYLKFSAQLKPILKKHVQNILSVGTDVVMDFPGNTQKQRKWFLDIASEVNANHQLIFLNLNNEQCLRQIAQRRNEQPERAVFDTEATFIQVTKFFEAPEASEGLKILEVSEKE; encoded by the coding sequence ATGAAAAAATTAGGAAATCTATACTTTTTCTGTGGAAAAATGGGGGCAGGGAAATCAACTAAATCAAAACAATTGGCTATAGAAAAACATGCGGTACTGTTATCTGAGGACGAATGGCTGTCATCTCTTTATCCCAATCAGATCAATTCATTTGAGGACTATCTAAAATTTTCAGCACAGCTCAAGCCGATATTGAAAAAGCATGTCCAAAATATATTAAGTGTTGGTACGGATGTAGTGATGGATTTTCCAGGTAACACGCAAAAACAGCGAAAGTGGTTTTTGGATATCGCGTCAGAGGTCAATGCAAATCATCAACTAATTTTTCTTAATTTAAATAACGAGCAATGCTTACGTCAAATTGCACAAAGACGTAACGAACAGCCTGAAAGAGCAGTTTTTGATACGGAAGCGACGTTTATACAAGTGACAAAATTTTTTGAAGCGCCAGAAGCATCCGAGGGTTTAAAAATTTTAGAGGTTAGTGAAAAAGAATAA
- a CDS encoding GlsB/YeaQ/YmgE family stress response membrane protein: MSFIWFLIIGGIIGWLAGIILGRDIPGGIIGNIIAGIIGAWIGGMLLGSWGPKISDFYIFPALIGAIILVFIVSVILKSMRKAS; encoded by the coding sequence ATGAGTTTCATTTGGTTTTTAATAATTGGCGGGATTATCGGTTGGCTTGCAGGTATAATTTTAGGACGAGATATCCCTGGTGGAATTATTGGTAATATTATCGCAGGTATTATCGGTGCATGGATTGGCGGTATGCTTCTTGGTAGTTGGGGTCCTAAAATTTCTGATTTCTATATCTTCCCAGCACTCATTGGAGCAATTATACTAGTTTTCATTGTGAGCGTAATTTTGAAATCAATGCGTAAAGCATCGTAA
- a CDS encoding NADH-dependent flavin oxidoreductase, with protein sequence MTTYLTPFTFKNGVTIRNRYMMAPMTTYSANADDTVSDAEITYYRERSYGVGMVITACAYVIPNGKGFPGQISAHSNEYIPSLKRIADAIHDGGAKAILQIYHGGRQAVRDLVPNGDVVSASETVAADGGVARALTVEEIEEIVFAFGETTRRAIEAGFDGVEIHGANTYLLQQFFSGFTNKRTDSYGGSVEKRMTFLLKIIDSINRAKVQYADDQFIVGYRFSPEEPEDDGITLDETVQLVDRLADEKLDYLHISLGDFRAEARRYSGEKENRIKIIKRVIDGRVPLIGVGSIYSPEDAKEAMKTGADLLALGRELLIEPHWVEKVAAGEPVITEMDMSRDNNIPEPLMNMMKRNVGWVPGVK encoded by the coding sequence ATGACAACTTATTTAACACCATTTACTTTTAAAAACGGCGTCACAATTCGTAATCGTTACATGATGGCGCCCATGACAACTTACTCAGCAAATGCTGATGATACAGTATCAGATGCGGAGATTACATATTACCGTGAGCGCTCATATGGCGTCGGTATGGTGATTACAGCATGTGCGTACGTGATTCCTAATGGGAAAGGCTTCCCAGGTCAAATATCTGCGCATAGCAATGAATATATTCCTAGCTTAAAACGTATTGCTGATGCGATTCACGATGGTGGAGCAAAAGCAATTTTACAAATTTATCATGGTGGACGCCAAGCAGTACGTGACCTTGTGCCAAATGGCGATGTCGTAAGCGCAAGTGAAACCGTTGCAGCAGATGGCGGTGTGGCTCGTGCATTAACGGTAGAAGAAATTGAGGAAATAGTCTTTGCATTTGGTGAAACGACACGTCGTGCAATTGAAGCAGGATTTGACGGTGTGGAAATTCACGGTGCCAATACGTATTTATTGCAACAATTCTTCTCAGGTTTTACAAATAAACGTACAGACAGTTACGGTGGCTCTGTTGAAAAACGTATGACATTTTTATTAAAAATAATCGATAGTATAAACCGTGCAAAAGTGCAATATGCTGATGACCAATTTATCGTTGGTTATCGTTTTAGCCCAGAAGAGCCTGAAGATGACGGTATCACTCTAGATGAAACGGTTCAACTTGTAGATCGTTTAGCAGATGAAAAGCTCGATTACTTACACATTTCATTAGGTGATTTCCGTGCAGAAGCGCGTCGTTATAGCGGTGAAAAAGAAAACCGTATTAAAATTATAAAACGCGTGATTGACGGTCGTGTCCCGTTGATAGGCGTTGGTTCTATTTATTCACCAGAAGATGCGAAAGAAGCGATGAAAACGGGTGCTGATTTACTTGCACTTGGTCGCGAGCTATTAATTGAACCACATTGGGTAGAAAAAGTAGCAGCTGGTGAACCAGTTATTACTGAAATGGATATGAGCCGTGATAATAACATTCCAGAACCGCTAATGAACATGATGAAACGTAATGTCGGTTGGGTGCCAGGCGTAAAATAA
- a CDS encoding NAD(P)/FAD-dependent oxidoreductase, which produces MNILDCIIIGGGPSGLSASLTLGRARRNIALFDNSTNRNSVTQASHGFITRDGIKPQAFKETALKELENYPTVSYFTATVNEIIKDFGNERFIVKTSNSEEFVSEKIILATGIQEIFTIPSIRRFYGKSLFSCPYCDGWEQKDKPLVVIAEKEEHVLHLTKLVYNWSQDLVVLTNGAQLSKEGTMELQKHNIKMISEKIKDLIGNDGYLQKIEFETGATIRRTGGFVAPSYYRPNHFAERLGCDIHEDGKVITDGVGRTTQKNVYIAGETERSKPSSLMISAAKGNKAGVSVNTDLTMERF; this is translated from the coding sequence ATGAATATCCTCGATTGTATCATTATAGGTGGGGGTCCTTCTGGGTTAAGTGCTAGCTTAACTTTAGGAAGGGCTAGAAGAAATATTGCATTATTTGACAATAGCACGAATAGGAATAGTGTGACACAAGCGTCACATGGATTTATTACCCGTGATGGGATAAAACCACAAGCGTTTAAAGAAACAGCGTTAAAAGAGTTGGAGAATTATCCGACCGTATCATATTTTACTGCAACAGTGAATGAAATTATTAAGGATTTTGGTAATGAGCGATTTATAGTCAAAACATCTAATAGTGAGGAATTTGTTTCTGAAAAAATAATACTCGCCACAGGTATTCAAGAAATATTTACTATTCCAAGTATAAGAAGGTTTTATGGGAAAAGTCTATTCAGTTGTCCGTATTGTGATGGCTGGGAGCAGAAAGATAAGCCATTAGTAGTTATTGCGGAAAAAGAAGAGCATGTACTGCATTTGACTAAGTTAGTTTATAATTGGTCGCAAGATTTGGTTGTCTTAACGAATGGAGCTCAATTATCTAAAGAAGGTACAATGGAGTTGCAAAAACACAATATCAAAATGATATCGGAAAAGATAAAAGACTTAATAGGAAATGACGGTTACTTACAAAAAATAGAGTTTGAAACAGGAGCAACAATTAGAAGAACAGGTGGATTTGTTGCCCCATCTTATTATCGTCCAAATCATTTTGCTGAGAGGCTTGGCTGTGATATTCATGAAGATGGAAAAGTTATAACTGATGGTGTTGGTAGGACAACTCAAAAAAACGTATATATTGCAGGGGAAACCGAAAGATCTAAACCATCCTCTTTAATGATTTCAGCTGCTAAAGGAAATAAAGCTGGGGTTTCAGTAAATACTGATTTAACGATGGAACGCTTTTGA
- the trhO gene encoding oxygen-dependent tRNA uridine(34) hydroxylase TrhO — protein sequence MNYQVLLYYHYTKIEDPAEFSTTHLAMCNEIGLKGRILVANEGINGTVSGTIEQTEQYMANMQADALFEGIVFKIDAADGHAFKKMHVRPRPELVNLGLEEDVNPHELTGRYLSPEQFLAEMQDENTVVLDVRNTYEYDVGHFRGAIRPDVENFRDTPEWVRENRELFEGKNVLTYCTGGIRCEKFSGWMKREGFGNVGQLHGGVATYGKDPVAKGQLWDGQMYVFDERLTVPINQVEHVIIGRDHYDGEPCERYINCANPECNKQIIASEENEAKHLGGCTIECTKHERNRYIVRHNLTEEQVAQAIKALQA from the coding sequence ATGAATTATCAAGTTTTATTGTATTACCATTACACGAAGATTGAAGATCCAGCTGAATTTTCTACAACGCATTTAGCAATGTGTAATGAAATCGGTTTAAAAGGTCGTATTTTAGTAGCAAATGAGGGCATTAACGGTACTGTTTCAGGTACGATTGAGCAAACAGAACAATACATGGCAAATATGCAAGCTGATGCTTTATTTGAGGGCATAGTCTTCAAAATAGATGCGGCAGATGGCCATGCATTCAAAAAAATGCACGTACGCCCACGTCCTGAGTTAGTAAACTTAGGCTTAGAGGAAGACGTTAACCCACATGAATTAACAGGTCGCTACCTGTCACCAGAACAATTCCTTGCTGAAATGCAAGATGAAAATACAGTAGTATTAGATGTACGTAACACGTATGAATACGATGTCGGCCATTTTCGTGGCGCGATTCGACCAGATGTAGAAAACTTCCGTGACACACCAGAATGGGTACGTGAAAATCGTGAGCTTTTCGAAGGGAAAAATGTTTTAACATATTGCACGGGTGGAATTCGTTGTGAGAAGTTTTCAGGATGGATGAAACGTGAAGGCTTTGGTAATGTCGGTCAATTACATGGCGGTGTTGCAACATACGGAAAAGACCCTGTTGCGAAAGGTCAATTATGGGACGGTCAAATGTACGTCTTTGATGAGCGTTTAACAGTGCCAATCAATCAAGTAGAGCATGTAATTATCGGTCGTGATCATTATGACGGTGAACCTTGTGAACGTTACATTAACTGTGCAAACCCTGAATGTAACAAGCAAATCATCGCATCTGAAGAAAATGAAGCAAAGCATTTAGGTGGCTGTACAATCGAATGTACGAAGCATGAGCGTAATCGCTACATCGTGCGTCACAATTTAACAGAAGAGCAAGTAGCTCAAGCAATTAAGGCGTTACAAGCATAA
- a CDS encoding DUF6241 domain-containing protein has product MKNYDNGDAYVKILERWSVGDFSNAVDDHNSIWEMQNGEVGKVIRLLTPEEEKSHIKFSFYKTIKTRE; this is encoded by the coding sequence ATGAAAAATTACGACAATGGGGATGCATATGTAAAAATACTGGAGAGATGGTCGGTAGGCGATTTTTCAAATGCTGTTGATGACCATAATTCTATTTGGGAAATGCAAAATGGAGAGGTTGGAAAGGTGATTCGTTTATTAACGCCCGAAGAAGAAAAATCGCACATCAAATTTTCATTTTACAAAACCATTAAAACCAGAGAATAG
- a CDS encoding HEAT repeat domain-containing protein, which produces MKQFEATLPEHYETLKKQANYTSSWRERLEAVEILSAYHHDKIIDLLKNRMQHDTVHKVQLAAYEALVALGEDVEKPSPARFDIIKGTDKIFLRVKKSLPKDHTVADFADKLKRMRLDVFDAYEGDKGVQFMSWLEERWAKL; this is translated from the coding sequence TTGAAACAGTTTGAAGCAACATTACCTGAGCATTATGAAACATTAAAAAAACAGGCCAATTATACATCTAGCTGGCGAGAGCGTTTAGAAGCAGTCGAAATATTATCGGCTTATCATCATGACAAAATCATAGATTTATTAAAAAATCGTATGCAGCATGATACTGTCCACAAAGTGCAATTAGCAGCCTATGAAGCACTTGTTGCGCTTGGCGAGGACGTAGAGAAACCATCACCTGCACGTTTTGATATTATCAAAGGAACAGACAAAATTTTCCTTCGAGTTAAAAAGAGCTTGCCGAAGGACCATACAGTGGCAGACTTTGCGGATAAACTAAAACGTATGCGTTTAGATGTCTTTGATGCGTATGAAGGCGACAAAGGTGTTCAATTTATGAGTTGGTTAGAAGAACGTTGGGCAAAACTGTAA
- a CDS encoding LysE family translocator, which translates to MDSIVTYIFLGISMAATIGPVKSILINTGLKNGFFHAWFFSLGAITTDIIYMFIVYYGIGQFINSIWLKTILWSFGCFVLLYTGIESLLSLHKIEIDSKTGKRTRLRHSIMSGFFMSFLNPLTILFWLGIYGSILAKTSDISTGYEIILVSTSILIGIIFIDFIYSFLSSVARKLLSIKLLKTVSFISALLMIGFGIYFGKQAYQALFQ; encoded by the coding sequence ATGGATTCTATAGTTACCTATATCTTTTTAGGTATATCAATGGCTGCAACGATTGGACCTGTTAAGTCTATCCTAATAAATACAGGTTTAAAAAATGGCTTTTTTCATGCATGGTTTTTTAGTCTAGGTGCCATAACGACCGATATTATCTATATGTTTATCGTATATTATGGAATTGGACAATTTATCAATTCCATCTGGCTAAAAACAATTCTTTGGTCTTTCGGCTGTTTTGTTCTTTTGTATACAGGAATCGAAAGTTTACTGTCGTTACATAAAATTGAAATAGATTCGAAAACGGGTAAAAGAACAAGACTGAGACACTCGATTATGTCTGGTTTTTTCATGTCTTTTTTGAATCCGTTAACCATCCTTTTTTGGCTGGGAATTTACGGCTCCATACTTGCAAAAACGTCTGATATTTCAACAGGGTATGAAATCATTTTAGTCAGTACTTCTATTTTAATTGGCATTATTTTTATAGATTTTATTTATTCTTTTTTATCCAGTGTCGCTCGAAAATTACTATCCATAAAGCTTTTGAAAACAGTCTCTTTTATCTCAGCCTTATTAATGATTGGTTTTGGAATCTACTTTGGCAAGCAAGCTTACCAAGCATTATTCCAATAA